The following proteins come from a genomic window of Phycisphaeraceae bacterium:
- a CDS encoding TolB family protein gives MMRRQFIRALVLTGTIAGATACTQQYNGAIGFGSEYENEAPKLTASPAASTTVAHRTKPVEQTSVASAVPQPRITGNPQFDTPAAAPGSNLSSADEATAHFAAADASRPTRPLSLFGQIDGGETGKSSPLDSPDNIRRVTFATEGADFDPFVDRTGKWLVYASTQHRKTSDLYIKKVDGTAVTQLTNDQGNDVMPVFSPDGKTIAFASDRSGNWDIYVMSAAGGQPTQITNDATDDIHPSFSPDGRQLVYCSHGTQSGQWELVVVDVANPATKRFIGYGLLPSWSPTENKIAFQRARERGTRWFSIWTIDYENGEGVRPTEIAASSNAAVITPSWSPDGNHLVFCTVLDPAADEQARPGKSDIWIVAVDGTGRINLTHSEFNNLQPVWANDGSIYFISNRSKNSTDNVYAIRPDRALRLARTASESQPRAEAPIKVERNTPVTTTAAVPTPGATAEAPTEREP, from the coding sequence ATGATGAGGCGACAATTCATTCGAGCCCTCGTCCTTACCGGGACCATCGCGGGAGCGACAGCCTGTACACAGCAGTACAACGGCGCGATCGGTTTTGGCAGCGAATACGAAAATGAAGCTCCCAAACTGACCGCATCACCCGCAGCGAGTACCACAGTCGCCCATCGCACCAAGCCAGTCGAGCAAACCTCCGTCGCCTCTGCAGTTCCACAACCACGCATTACCGGGAATCCACAATTTGATACGCCTGCCGCCGCTCCCGGTTCCAATCTTTCTAGTGCGGATGAGGCCACTGCACACTTTGCGGCTGCAGACGCCAGCCGCCCAACCCGTCCCCTGAGCCTGTTTGGCCAGATTGATGGCGGCGAAACCGGCAAGAGCAGCCCGCTTGATAGCCCCGACAATATCCGCCGTGTGACCTTTGCCACCGAGGGGGCGGACTTTGACCCCTTCGTTGATCGCACGGGAAAATGGCTCGTTTATGCCTCGACCCAGCATCGAAAGACATCCGACCTTTACATCAAAAAAGTGGATGGCACAGCCGTTACCCAACTGACTAACGATCAGGGTAATGATGTAATGCCGGTCTTCAGCCCGGATGGTAAGACGATAGCGTTTGCCTCTGATCGATCTGGTAACTGGGATATCTATGTGATGAGTGCGGCCGGCGGCCAGCCGACGCAGATCACCAATGATGCTACGGATGATATTCACCCCAGCTTCTCACCTGACGGCAGGCAACTCGTTTATTGCAGCCACGGGACGCAATCCGGTCAGTGGGAGCTTGTTGTTGTGGATGTCGCCAATCCTGCGACGAAGCGATTCATCGGATACGGCCTGCTGCCCAGTTGGTCACCGACAGAAAATAAGATTGCCTTCCAGCGAGCGAGAGAACGCGGGACTCGATGGTTCAGCATTTGGACGATCGATTATGAGAACGGTGAGGGTGTGCGCCCGACGGAAATTGCAGCCAGTTCCAACGCGGCTGTGATCACGCCCAGTTGGAGTCCGGACGGTAATCATCTGGTGTTCTGTACCGTCCTGGACCCTGCGGCGGATGAGCAGGCTCGGCCGGGTAAGTCCGATATTTGGATCGTCGCGGTTGACGGTACCGGCCGGATCAATCTGACACATTCAGAGTTCAACAATCTCCAGCCGGTCTGGGCCAATGACGGGTCGATTTACTTCATCTCAAATCGATCGAAGAACTCGACCGACAACGTGTACGCGATTCGTCCCGACCGCGCGCTGCGCTTGGCGCGGACAGCATCAGAGTCACAGCCGAGAGCGGAAGCACCGATCAAAGTGGAACGCAACACGCCAGTGACAACGACCGCAGCGGTGCCGACTCCCGGCGCGACAGCAGAAGCCCCGACTGAACGCGAACCTTAA
- a CDS encoding FliA/WhiG family RNA polymerase sigma factor, which produces MTAIARPQVVLMPGLKTDELWTRYRKTRDPKIHNQLLVAYLYLTQQAAARIHRKLPREVDVDDLSQQATFGLSNAISSFIPEMGVKFATFAMHRINGAIYDYLRSLNWAPRLTDERFKAVEAARTELRQELGREATDEELAKRLKLSRVMFNRVRKDAQLVRMTSLNAPVRNEAEREATPGDIIVDERQKNPMNLAQQRDLKALMTKGLTRSERLIIILYYYEEMTMKEIGQTLELSESRVSQMHSSILQRLKARFQHRAKALEEELVA; this is translated from the coding sequence ATGACCGCAATCGCTCGTCCGCAAGTTGTTTTGATGCCGGGACTGAAAACAGACGAACTCTGGACTCGCTATCGAAAGACACGCGATCCCAAAATCCATAACCAGCTTCTTGTCGCCTATCTCTACCTCACGCAGCAGGCTGCGGCGCGAATTCACCGCAAACTGCCCCGCGAGGTGGACGTGGATGACCTCTCGCAACAGGCGACGTTTGGACTGTCGAACGCCATCTCATCATTCATACCTGAGATGGGGGTGAAGTTTGCCACGTTTGCGATGCACCGCATCAATGGTGCGATCTACGACTATCTCCGCTCGTTGAACTGGGCGCCCCGTCTCACGGATGAACGCTTCAAGGCGGTCGAGGCAGCTCGCACTGAGCTGCGGCAGGAACTCGGCCGCGAAGCAACCGACGAGGAACTGGCTAAGCGTCTTAAACTCTCCCGCGTGATGTTCAACCGGGTTCGCAAGGACGCCCAGCTGGTGCGTATGACCAGCCTCAACGCTCCCGTGCGCAACGAAGCGGAGCGTGAAGCGACACCCGGCGACATCATCGTGGATGAACGCCAGAAAAACCCGATGAATCTCGCGCAGCAGCGTGACCTCAAAGCATTGATGACCAAGGGACTGACCCGTTCTGAACGATTGATCATCATCCTCTATTACTACGAGGAGATGACGATGAAAGAGATCGGTCAGACCCTGGAGCTTTCCGAAAGCCGCGTGAGTCAAATGCACAGTTCAATTCTGCAACGCCTCAAAGCGCGATTCCAGCACCGCGCCAAGGCTTTGGAAGAAGAACTCGTCGCCTGA
- a CDS encoding glycosyltransferase, translated as MNLAISCVLGVSDGGSAHWFDPATLAEPQIRWPLTVAYILVLGLVALYGVHRYWLVWLYYRSRHNIPRPQQRFTDLPVVTVQLPMFNESYVAQRVIDAAVALDYPREKLQIQVLDDSTDESSQIARQRVEYWASRGINIQYLHRLKRTGYKAGALEEAMPQVQGKFIAIFDADFVPDADFLLRSIHYFTDPQVGMAQARWGHLNRDDSLLTRSQAIFLDGHFLIEHAARNRSNRWINFNGTAGIWRREAIETAGGWQHDTLTEDVDLSYRAQLKGWKFVYLSDVACPAELPPEINAFKSQQHRWTKGSIQTAKKLLPQLLKSNAPLRVKIEAFFHLTSPMVYLYITLMALLFLPAFYVNMQPFEEGSLGGLIWGMSLFAMGTASATVFYVASQRAQERSALETIAQLPLLMSIGIGIALNNARGCVEALIGHDSPFIRTPKYNTTTPGVIAAQRRKSVIPTPSIKLWMSMLEIAFGIYMLVCARLALEVAHPVISLPFLLLFAAGYLYVGLSSLWSQWVSWRAARALIPQVDLK; from the coding sequence GTGAACCTAGCGATCTCTTGTGTGTTGGGTGTAAGCGACGGAGGTTCCGCGCACTGGTTTGACCCGGCTACTCTGGCTGAACCCCAGATCCGCTGGCCTCTTACCGTCGCCTATATCCTCGTGCTGGGGCTGGTGGCACTCTATGGCGTCCATCGCTACTGGCTGGTATGGCTTTATTACCGGAGCAGGCACAACATTCCCCGTCCACAGCAGCGGTTCACGGACCTGCCCGTAGTCACCGTCCAGCTCCCGATGTTTAACGAATCCTACGTCGCGCAGCGTGTCATCGACGCTGCTGTCGCACTCGACTATCCCCGTGAGAAGCTGCAAATCCAGGTACTCGACGATTCGACTGACGAGTCATCGCAAATCGCCCGGCAGCGCGTGGAGTACTGGGCCTCCCGTGGAATCAACATCCAATACCTGCACCGCCTGAAGCGAACCGGCTATAAAGCGGGCGCACTCGAAGAAGCGATGCCTCAGGTCCAGGGAAAGTTCATCGCCATCTTTGATGCTGACTTCGTGCCCGATGCTGACTTTCTCCTGCGGTCCATTCATTATTTCACTGATCCGCAGGTCGGCATGGCGCAGGCGCGATGGGGTCACCTCAACCGTGACGACTCGCTGCTGACACGCAGTCAGGCGATTTTTCTTGACGGACACTTTCTGATTGAACACGCAGCCAGAAACCGATCCAACCGCTGGATCAACTTCAACGGAACTGCAGGAATCTGGCGGCGTGAGGCGATTGAAACCGCAGGCGGGTGGCAGCATGACACACTGACTGAGGATGTCGATCTTTCTTATCGGGCCCAGTTAAAGGGCTGGAAATTCGTCTATTTATCAGATGTCGCCTGCCCTGCTGAGCTTCCCCCGGAAATCAACGCCTTCAAGAGTCAGCAACACCGTTGGACGAAGGGTTCCATTCAGACCGCCAAAAAACTTCTGCCTCAACTCCTGAAATCCAACGCACCGCTTCGCGTCAAAATTGAGGCGTTTTTCCACCTGACCAGCCCCATGGTGTATCTCTACATCACACTCATGGCGTTGCTGTTCCTGCCTGCTTTTTACGTCAACATGCAGCCGTTCGAGGAAGGCTCTCTCGGCGGACTGATCTGGGGAATGAGCCTCTTCGCCATGGGGACGGCCTCGGCGACGGTCTTTTATGTCGCCTCTCAACGCGCACAGGAACGCAGCGCACTTGAAACCATCGCTCAGCTTCCGCTGCTTATGAGCATCGGCATCGGTATCGCCCTTAACAACGCCCGTGGATGCGTCGAGGCGTTGATCGGCCATGACTCCCCTTTTATCCGCACTCCCAAATACAACACGACAACACCTGGAGTCATCGCGGCTCAACGACGCAAATCCGTCATCCCCACTCCTTCCATCAAACTCTGGATGAGCATGTTGGAAATCGCCTTCGGCATCTACATGCTCGTCTGCGCCCGTCTCGCCTTGGAAGTTGCCCATCCGGTCATCAGCCTCCCCTTCTTGCTGCTTTTCGCAGCGGGATATCTCTACGTCGGCCTGTCGAGTTTGTGGAGCCAGTGGGTGTCCTGGCGTGCTGCACGCGCCTTGATACCTCAGGTGGATCTCAAGTAA
- a CDS encoding tyrosine recombinase XerC → MSSSPSLVEQFVNYLRFERHFSQYTARCYGADLRQYVEHLSGAAANGNAESTNTSPRVEGNGDAAQQVSIPIDPEVEQKIIAADPISIRGFLAYLDTFGYSPATTARKIATLRSFYKWLLRKGLVTANPMLLIRTPKQAKRLPKAITVEQIDKLLSMPDNRETLGARDRAILETLYSTGVRVSELVDLNRNDLNMVEQTIHVRGKGKKERVVPLGSHALAAVRHYMTLLEPDPQFAAVRERSMTDPAVPLFVNKNSGRLSSRSVRRKLDKYLIAAGLDPSISPHTLRHSFATHLLDNGADLRSVQELLGHQSLSTTQIYTHLTSMRLRTAYDQAHPRAV, encoded by the coding sequence ATGTCATCAAGTCCCTCCCTGGTCGAACAATTTGTGAATTATCTACGCTTTGAGCGGCACTTCAGCCAGTACACGGCACGCTGCTATGGCGCGGACCTTCGCCAATATGTGGAGCATCTCAGCGGTGCCGCAGCAAACGGCAACGCGGAATCCACCAACACCTCGCCGCGTGTCGAAGGCAATGGTGATGCTGCCCAGCAGGTCTCGATTCCCATTGATCCGGAAGTCGAACAGAAGATTATCGCAGCAGACCCGATTTCGATTCGTGGTTTTCTCGCTTATCTCGACACGTTCGGATATAGCCCTGCCACCACGGCGCGAAAAATCGCGACGCTGCGCAGTTTCTACAAATGGCTGCTTCGCAAGGGGTTAGTGACGGCAAATCCCATGCTTCTGATCCGTACTCCCAAGCAGGCCAAGCGACTTCCCAAGGCAATCACGGTTGAGCAGATCGATAAGTTGCTCTCGATGCCTGACAACCGTGAGACGCTCGGCGCTCGTGATCGCGCGATTCTTGAGACGCTCTATTCCACAGGCGTGCGTGTCAGCGAGCTGGTGGACCTCAATCGCAATGATCTCAACATGGTCGAGCAGACGATCCATGTGCGGGGTAAAGGCAAGAAGGAACGTGTTGTTCCGCTGGGAAGTCATGCCCTTGCTGCGGTGCGTCATTACATGACCCTGCTTGAACCGGACCCGCAGTTCGCCGCAGTGCGAGAGCGATCGATGACTGACCCTGCTGTTCCGCTGTTTGTGAACAAAAACAGCGGGCGTCTGTCGAGTCGATCCGTCCGTCGCAAACTTGATAAATACCTGATCGCCGCAGGGCTCGATCCGTCGATCAGCCCGCACACGCTGCGGCATAGTTTTGCAACACACCTGTTAGACAACGGCGCGGATCTGCGCAGCGTTCAGGAACTGCTTGGGCATCAGAGCTTGTCAACGACACAGATTTATACGCACCTGACTTCGATGCGCTTGCGCACTGCGTACGACCAGGCGCACCCGCGGGCGGTGTGA
- the argS gene encoding arginine--tRNA ligase: MPDVLTILTQRCSDALRRAFGEAHAHIDPLIRASANPSGKQFGDYQVNLAMSLAKVIGQKPRDVAEKIVTAFDWQGVCEEAPTIAGPGFINLRLARPLLEAQLADMAGDERLGVPTATHAETVVVDYSGPNVAKEMHIGHFRATVIGDALARVLEFQGHQVIRQNHLGDWGTQFGMLIEHLVEVESSTGKALDKLPIADLNELYRAAKKRFDEDAGFADRARKRVVALQAGDEKTLRLWRYLIDESKRHFNAAYQRLGIKLTDADVRAESFYNPLLPDVADELESSKLAVHSDGALCVFPPGYQAEDGRPVPVMVRKSDGGYGYDATDLAALRFRIRKLGATRIVYVTDSRQKQHFAMVFAVAKMAGWLDDTHRAEHVAFGTILGEDGKPFKSRSGDTVKLADLLDEARVRAIAVIARKNSDTTEAQRETIASAIGIGAIKYADLSSDRIKDYVFNWDRMLSFDGNTAPYLINAYVRIKSIFRKAGTQTGSGGEGLPQRVEAVPTLIVADSAERALALKLLQYASVIESVAQSLEPHRLCTFLYELASLFHQFYEKCPVLTAPDAATRDARLALCNLVASTLKHGLDLLGIQVIEQM, encoded by the coding sequence ATGCCCGACGTACTGACCATCCTGACACAGCGTTGTTCCGACGCGCTTCGTAGAGCATTCGGCGAGGCGCATGCCCATATCGATCCGCTCATCCGCGCATCGGCCAATCCATCCGGCAAGCAATTTGGCGATTATCAGGTCAATCTCGCCATGAGCCTCGCCAAAGTGATCGGACAAAAGCCGCGCGATGTCGCGGAAAAGATCGTCACAGCATTTGATTGGCAAGGTGTTTGCGAGGAAGCCCCGACGATTGCTGGACCTGGGTTTATCAATCTGCGTCTTGCTCGGCCTCTGCTTGAAGCGCAACTGGCTGACATGGCGGGGGACGAACGGCTGGGCGTGCCGACAGCGACCCACGCGGAAACCGTTGTCGTGGATTATTCCGGGCCGAATGTCGCCAAGGAGATGCACATCGGTCACTTCCGCGCGACAGTCATCGGTGACGCTCTGGCGCGAGTGCTTGAGTTCCAGGGGCATCAGGTTATCCGACAGAATCACCTGGGAGACTGGGGTACGCAGTTCGGCATGCTCATCGAGCATCTCGTTGAAGTGGAAAGTTCAACAGGCAAGGCGTTGGATAAGCTTCCGATTGCTGATCTGAATGAACTTTATCGAGCTGCAAAAAAGCGGTTTGACGAGGACGCAGGTTTCGCTGACCGCGCGCGCAAACGTGTTGTCGCCCTGCAAGCGGGTGATGAAAAGACGTTACGGCTTTGGCGTTATCTCATCGACGAATCGAAACGCCATTTCAACGCGGCGTATCAGCGGTTGGGTATCAAGCTCACCGATGCAGATGTACGGGCGGAGAGTTTTTATAACCCGTTGCTGCCCGATGTAGCTGACGAACTGGAATCGTCAAAGCTCGCGGTCCACAGTGACGGTGCGCTTTGTGTTTTTCCGCCGGGATATCAGGCTGAGGATGGCCGGCCTGTGCCGGTGATGGTACGCAAGAGTGACGGCGGCTACGGATATGACGCGACGGACTTGGCTGCGCTGCGTTTCCGTATCCGAAAACTTGGGGCGACGCGCATCGTTTACGTGACGGACTCACGACAAAAACAACATTTCGCAATGGTATTCGCCGTAGCGAAAATGGCTGGCTGGCTCGATGACACGCATCGCGCAGAACATGTCGCGTTTGGCACGATTCTGGGTGAGGACGGGAAGCCGTTTAAGAGCCGCAGCGGTGATACGGTGAAGCTCGCTGACCTGCTTGATGAAGCTCGTGTAAGGGCGATCGCGGTTATCGCGCGGAAAAATTCAGACACCACCGAGGCACAGCGGGAAACGATTGCTTCCGCCATCGGCATCGGAGCGATCAAATACGCAGACCTTTCCAGCGACCGCATCAAGGACTACGTCTTTAACTGGGATCGGATGCTCAGTTTTGACGGCAATACAGCCCCATACCTGATCAATGCGTATGTGCGGATCAAGTCGATATTCCGTAAGGCGGGTACTCAAACAGGCAGCGGAGGAGAAGGATTGCCCCAACGTGTTGAGGCAGTTCCCACATTGATTGTCGCCGATTCAGCGGAACGCGCCCTTGCCCTGAAACTCCTGCAGTACGCCAGTGTGATCGAAAGCGTTGCGCAGAGTCTCGAACCGCATCGGCTCTGCACCTTTCTCTACGAATTGGCTTCTCTTTTTCACCAGTTCTACGAAAAGTGTCCCGTCCTCACCGCGCCTGACGCTGCGACACGGGACGCCCGGTTAGCGTTGTGCAACCTTGTTGCAAGTACGCTCAAGCATGGACTTGATTTACTGGGTATCCAAGTGATCGAGCAAATGTGA